The genomic stretch GTTTGTACTTTACACATGGTTTTGCCTAATTTGTTGAATGTGGTTGGTTGTGAATGCGTGCTGTGATGCTATCGGCAATTCCTTATTGTCTATGTATTGTGTACGTGGTGACGTTTATCCTATACGTGGAGTATAAGAATTTTTTTAGGAGAAATTCGATAATAAATGAGGTATTATAAAGATTCATACATCCCATATGTATAATAAAGATTCATACATCCCATATGTTAGTTGAAGTTTACGCAATTGTCGAAATTGAGATTTTAGATTTTGATACTCCACTTAAGTTTGCCTGATTGTGTGAATGTGATTGGCAGGAACAGAGCGAAATGATGAGGCTGCAAACTTATGGAGGGATTAGTTTAATAGCTACACTGGCTGTTATCTATCATGCATTTAGTAGCAGAGGCCAGTTTTATCCGGCAATGGTGTACCTTTCTACTTCAAAGATCAGTTTGGTGCTACTTTTAAATATGGGCCTGGTAGTTATGTGCATTTTGTGGCAATTAACAAAGAAGATCTTCCTTGGCAAGTTACGAGAAGCAGAAGTGGAAAGGCTGAATGAGCAGTCATGGCGGGAAGTCATGGAAATACTATTTGCCATAACTATTTTTAGACAAGATTTTTCGGTTTCATTTATAGTGATGGTTACTGCTTTACTTTTGATCAAAGCTTTGCATTGGTTGGCCCAGAAGAGAGTTGAATACATTGAAACGACTCCATCTGTTCCTAAGCTAGCTCATATCCGAATTGTATCTTTCATGGGATTCCTTCTCCTTCTTGATTGTAGCTTTCTCTACAACTCAATCAAGtatatcttggaaaccaaacAGGCTTCAGTTTCACTTTTCTTTGCATTCGAGTAAGTTTTTTTGTTGACTGACAGTGGCTTATTCTGTTTGATTTATGGCTCGAATACTATTTCTAATCTGTATTGTTATGGTGCACATTTCCTTTCTCAGGTACATGATACTGGCCACAACAACTGTATcaacatttttgaaatatatattCTATGTCAGTGACATGCTTATGGATGGACAATGGGAGAAGAAGGCTGTTTACACCTTTTACTTGGAGCTTGCTCGAGACTTGCTTCACTTGACTATGTACATGTGTTTCTTCCTCGTCATTTTTGTGTAAGAAAATTTTAAGCTTTAATTTTCTATTGATTTAAAACTTTTTAGCTTAGTGTTATGGTTGGCTAATCAGTAAAAGTAACATGGATGCTTCATATCAAAATTTCTTAGTGCAATCTTATTCAAAAGATGTTCAGTGATATCAAATTTGCTATTTTCTTTCTTTAGGAACTATGGTGTGCCTCTTCACTTGATACGGGAACTGTATGAGACTTTCCGTAACTTCAAAATCCGTATTGCTGACTATCTACGCTATCGGAAGATTACTTCAAATATGAATGATCGTTTCCCTGATGCAACATCTGAAGAGATCAACTCGTGAGTTATTTACTGCTTGGTGGAACTAGCTGGATTTCTACTTTTACTCTACTTCACATCTTTTGATTTTCAGGAGTGATGCAACCTGCATTATTTGCCGAGAGGAGATGACTACTGCAAAGAAACTTCTATGTGGGCATCTCTTTCATGTCCACTGCCTCAGGTCATGGTTAGAAAGACAAAATACATGCCCTACATGCAGAGCACCTGTTGTACCACCTGAACATGGGATGAGTACTACTGGAACGAGGTCTGGTGGTCAACAACAAGGTATAATGTTTTGAGTCTGTGTTGTTAAGCTCCTACTATCCCTTGCTAGAGCAATAGAGCTTCATCTGTGTTAAGCACTGAGCATTTGGTTAGACTTTTCTGCATTTCTCAGTGTTTCAATTTAGGATCAATGAAGCTTACTGGTGATGATTCTATTATAGAAAAATATGGTGCCATCTTTTGGTTATGCTTCATATGAAGGAATGCAATGAACCTTTACAAACCACTTACTAACTTTTCAGTGGGTACAGGAACTAGCGCTACTGGTACATCATCTCAAGGCTCTGTCAGTTCTGGTGAGGCAAATGGTAATATCAGTCAGCATCAGGCTAGACTCCAAGCTGCTGCTTCTGCTGCATCTATGTATCAGACGTCTTTTGTGTATCCTTCTCCAAGTACTCTAGCATGGTATGCATTGTTTTACTGTTTACAAATTATTAGATTTCTTCCATAGTTCTTATTAGCTTCTTATTCACACTGTTGCTTCGTAGTCAAAACTGTGAGGCATGgaaattcatgtttttttttctgaatgtTGGACTTGTAGAATTTCATTGTTTCGTGTTTTGGGCTATTATAAGGTCATAGACCGTACATTGCGTTATAGTTTGAGCGACACATTGCTTTTGGAATGTCACTTGTACCACTTATGAGGAGGAATCATATTGATTGCGTGGGTAGTCTTGCCTGCAAGGCTGCAAGTGTTCTCTAACAGGAAAAATGAATATGGCAAATAGTTAGCATTTGTTATCTCCACTATTGCAGGTCGCCTGGACATACCGTACCTCCTCAACCATTTGGACCTTCCGGCCCCAATATGACAGCTAATGATAGTGCATCAGCCTCTCAACaggatataaaagtaaaattaattGAGCGCCAGATTGAGGTATATATAACATTATTTTCCTGTCAAATACAATGTTTACTTTCTTTGTGGAGGGCTTGAACAATAACATTATTGAGATAAATTGCTTCAAGCTACCATTTTTTTAAGATTAAGTTATTGCTTCAATGATTTCCAAGGTCAAGGATGTGATAATACTATATAAATACTGTTTCTTGCTAAGATCTTGTTTCATGATTAAACCATCTTAGTTACCACTGCAAATATGGCTGTCCCTATAGAAATCTCAAAACTTGAAAGCAGCTATCAGAGAGCAAATGTGACTAGATAtcacatgctttaaaatttatatGTCGATCACTACACCACTCTTTTCTGGACCCAGTTAATATAAATTAACTGCACCTTTATGATGTGAAATTTCATGTACATGCTTTCAGTATCTACAATGGCAGCTCCAGCACCTACAAGAATCAGGCAGTGAGAAGAAAACGGGCGCAGGAGCATCAGATATTAAAGGGAAGGCAGTATCATCACCATCTTCATCGTCTATTGTAGACTCTAGTGAGACGGGCAACCCATAGGCTGACTAACAGGAACCATGGAATTACATTCGCGGTAGCCACTATTCCTTTTTCGCCTTCACAATCGAACTACATCAAGTATTCTGTATTGATACTGTTTGAGAGTCGCATAATATGCTTTGTATCTTGATTGTTAGACTCCCTGCCAAATACGGTATGCAACGCAGTGTGAGTTAATCTAGGGCTTTTTTGCTCGTCCTGTATATACGGTGTAGTATACTACAGCATTCGTACTTTGACCCGATCAAGCCAATCTTGCTTATACTTCGAAGAATGCCTTTCTTGAATGATGAGGAAAATGTAGGCTATATAATTTGTCGATTCTCAGATCAGtaagaattatttttatttgaatggTCCTAAGAGAGAGTTAACTCGTTAATCTTCTTTGAGCTTCTTAGGTAATATCATCTTTAGTCTATATTAGCGTTATTATTTGTTTATgttattgtttatttttagCCTACATtagcattttttttactttattgttTGTT from Salvia splendens isolate huo1 chromosome 15, SspV2, whole genome shotgun sequence encodes the following:
- the LOC121769552 gene encoding ERAD-associated E3 ubiquitin-protein ligase HRD1B-like, with the translated sequence MMRLQTYGGISLIATLAVIYHAFSSRGQFYPAMVYLSTSKISLVLLLNMGLVVMCILWQLTKKIFLGKLREAEVERLNEQSWREVMEILFAITIFRQDFSVSFIVMVTALLLIKALHWLAQKRVEYIETTPSVPKLAHIRIVSFMGFLLLLDCSFLYNSIKYILETKQASVSLFFAFEYMILATTTVSTFLKYIFYVSDMLMDGQWEKKAVYTFYLELARDLLHLTMYMCFFLVIFVNYGVPLHLIRELYETFRNFKIRIADYLRYRKITSNMNDRFPDATSEEINSSDATCIICREEMTTAKKLLCGHLFHVHCLRSWLERQNTCPTCRAPVVPPEHGMSTTGTRSGGQQQGTSATGTSSQGSVSSGEANGNISQHQARLQAAASAASMYQTSFVYPSPSTLAWSPGHTVPPQPFGPSGPNMTANDSASASQQDIKVKLIERQIEYLQWQLQHLQESGSEKKTGAGASDIKGKAVSSPSSSSIVDSSETGNP